The following coding sequences are from one Clostridioides difficile ATCC 9689 = DSM 1296 window:
- a CDS encoding membrane protein, which yields MKRKICVKTITLIAFGISINIIGAFIAMGLRLPVYLDSIGTIMIASLLGPKYAVVTGVFGSLISGITFDVYSLYFAPVQISTGLLAGIAFKKNFLRGLKTPIGVLLFAIPTSIISSIISAFLFGGMTSSGSSYIVQILKVLGLGDVFSVFVTQVFTDYGDKLLAVVLVNLGLNAVPKTLKVSLTGGK from the coding sequence GTGAAAAGAAAAATATGTGTAAAAACTATTACACTTATAGCTTTTGGTATTTCTATAAATATAATAGGCGCTTTTATAGCTATGGGATTAAGATTACCTGTATACTTAGATTCAATAGGAACTATAATGATAGCTTCACTTTTAGGACCTAAATACGCTGTTGTTACAGGTGTGTTTGGAAGTTTAATAAGTGGAATTACGTTTGATGTGTATTCTCTCTATTTTGCACCAGTTCAAATATCAACCGGATTACTTGCTGGAATAGCATTTAAAAAGAATTTTTTAAGAGGTTTAAAAACTCCAATAGGAGTACTTTTATTTGCCATTCCAACATCTATAATAAGTTCAATAATTTCAGCATTTTTATTTGGAGGTATGACCTCTTCTGGTTCATCATATATAGTGCAAATCTTGAAAGTGTTAGGACTGGGAGATGTTTTTAGTGTGTTTGTAACCCAAGTATTTACTGATTATGGAGATAAGCTGTTAGCAGTTGTTTTAGTGAA
- a CDS encoding nucleoside hydrolase yields MEKRKVIIDCDPGIDDSLAILLALNSPELEVIGITTCCGNVPANIGAENALKTLQMCSSLNIPVYIGEEAPLKRKLVTAQDTHGEDGIGENFYQKVVGAKAKNGAVDFIINTLHNHEKVSIIALAPLTNIAKALIKDKKAFENLDEFISMGGAFRIHGNCSPVAEFNYWVDPHGADYVYKNLSKKIHMVGLDVTRKIVLTPNIIEFINRLDKKMAKYITEITRFYIDFHWEQEGIIGCVINDPLAVAYFIDRSICKGFESYVEVVEDGIAMGQSIVDSFNFYKKNPNAIVLNEVDEKKFMYMFLKRLFKGYEDIIDSVEGVI; encoded by the coding sequence ATGGAAAAGAGAAAAGTAATAATTGATTGTGACCCAGGAATTGATGATTCTTTGGCAATTCTTCTGGCTTTAAACTCACCAGAGCTAGAAGTGATTGGAATTACCACATGTTGTGGAAATGTTCCAGCAAATATAGGTGCAGAAAATGCACTAAAAACACTTCAAATGTGTTCTTCACTAAATATTCCAGTATATATAGGAGAAGAAGCACCACTAAAAAGAAAACTTGTAACAGCTCAAGATACACATGGAGAAGATGGTATTGGAGAAAACTTTTATCAAAAGGTTGTGGGAGCTAAAGCAAAAAATGGAGCAGTGGATTTTATAATAAATACTTTACATAATCATGAAAAAGTATCAATAATAGCACTTGCACCACTTACAAACATAGCTAAAGCACTTATTAAAGATAAGAAAGCATTTGAAAATCTCGATGAGTTTATATCTATGGGAGGAGCATTTAGGATTCATGGAAATTGCTCTCCAGTAGCAGAGTTTAATTATTGGGTAGACCCACATGGAGCAGATTATGTTTACAAGAATTTATCTAAAAAAATCCACATGGTAGGTTTAGATGTAACTAGAAAAATTGTACTTACTCCTAATATTATTGAGTTTATAAATAGACTTGATAAGAAGATGGCAAAGTATATAACTGAAATAACTAGATTTTATATTGATTTCCATTGGGAACAGGAGGGAATAATTGGCTGTGTGATAAATGACCCTCTAGCAGTAGCATACTTTATAGATAGAAGTATATGTAAAGGATTTGAATCATATGTAGAAGTTGTAGAAGATGGAATAGCTATGGGTCAGTCTATAGTGGATTCTTTCAATTTCTATAAAAAAAATCCTAATGCAATTGTTCTAAATGAAGTTGATGAGAAGAAATTTATGTACATGTTTTTAAAGAGGCTTTTTAAAGGTTATGAAGACATTATAGACTCTGTGGAAGGAGTGATATAG